One Xenopus tropicalis strain Nigerian chromosome 8, UCB_Xtro_10.0, whole genome shotgun sequence genomic window carries:
- the LOC108648285 gene encoding olfactory receptor 1019: MEISNETSSNQFFLLSLADTPFLKALSVLIFLIMYILALSVNALLIIAVRINLRLHTPMYFFLSNLSIIDIGLSSSIVPKLIIITITQDTSISRHDCASQMFFHSALIASECIILAIMAYDRYIAICKPLHYNTITNKKFCISMAAVCWALGCINSSFHVPYTLQLPFCRSHVNHFFCEIPVILHLSCQDTWLHEVSMYISACTLGLSAFILTLFSYAYIISTILNIRSIKGRHKAFSTCASHLTVVSLYYGPVMFMYLRPHSRYSLSTEKTASVIYTVVTPMLNPLIYSIRNKDIKSTIQGALKKK, translated from the coding sequence ATGGAGATCTCAAATGAAACATCTTCCAACCAGTTCTTTCTCCTCAGTCTTGCTGATACCCCATTCCTTAAGGCCTTGAGCGTCCTAATATTTCTCATCATGTATATACTGGCATTGTCAGTAAACGCTCTACTTATTATCGCGGTGAGAATCAATTTGCGGCTTCACACCCCGATGTATTTCTTCTTAAGCAACCTGTCCATCATTGACATTGGCCTAAGTTCCTCAATAGTCCCTAAACTTATCATAATTACAATAACTCAGGATACAAGTATTTCACGCCATGATTGTGCTTCTCAGATGTTTTTCCATTCAGCCCTTATTGCGTCAGAGTGTATAATTCTTGCTATTATGGCCTATGACAGGTATATAGCCATCTGTAAGCCTCTGCACTATAATACAATAACAAATAAGAAGTTCTGCATTTCCATGGCTGCTGTCTGCTGGGCTTTGGGTTGTATCAATTCTAGTTTTCATGTACCATACACcttacagctgccattttgtaggTCCCATgtcaaccattttttctgtgagatACCTGTCATTTTACATCTGTCTTGCCAAGATACTTGGCTTCACGAGGTATCAATGTACATCTCGGCTTGTACTCTTGGCCTTAGTGCCTTTATATTGACTCTTTTTTCATATGCTTATATAATCTCCACTATTCTAAATATCCGTTCCATTAAAGGAAGACATAAAGCTTTCTCTACATGTGCCTCCCATCTCACAGTGGTCTCTCTGTACTATGGGCCTGTTATGTTCATGTATTTGCGCCCTCACTCCAGATACTCTCTTAGCACAGAGAAGACTGCATCTGTTATTTACACTGTTGTGACTCCAATGCTTAATCCCCTCATCTATAGCATAAGGAATAAAGATATTAAATCTACCATACAAGGAGCACTGAAGAAGAAATAA